TTTGAATATTTTGCAAAAAAACCCGAATGATAACTTTAAAAGAATATACAAAGATGAAAATATTGAAATTTGGAGATATAATAAAGGAGAAATACAATGATTACTGCTATAATCTGGTTTGCTTCCTTTGTCATGTTATTTATGACTACTTTTTGGTTTAGCATTCTTCTATTTAATGGAATTAAACAAGAAAAAACCAATCTTAACATTTTATTAAATTATCCTTTAGTGACTATTGCCATCCCTTGTTATAACGAGGAAAAAAAGATTATTAACACTTTAAATTCTATTTTTTTATTAAATTACAAAAACATAGAAGTAATCGTAGCCGATGATGGTAGCAAAGATAATACTTTAAATTTAGTCAAGAATTTTTCAAAAACACATTCGTTAACAATAATCTCTTTAAATCATAAAGGCAAAGCACATGCGTTAAATAAAACTCTTGAAATTTCAAAAGGAGAATTTTTTTCAAATGTAGACGCTGATTCAGAAGTGCAACCTGAAACTTTAAGTTTATTATTACCCCATTTTTCAGATGAATCAATTGCTGCCACAGTTCCTTTTATGCAAATAAAGAATCCTAAAAAAATAATAAGCAAGATACAAAAAATAGAATATCTTATTGCTGGAGTAATAAGATCTTTGATGTCTTCAATAGAAACCCTTCATTTAACTCATGGAGTAATGACAGTATATAGAACTTCTTTATTGAAAAAACTTGGGGGATTTGATGAATTAACTTTAACAGATGATTTTGAAATGGGTATGCGTTTAATTTATCATGGTTATAAAATAAAGATGGAAGCAAAAGCCGCAGTATTTACTCACCCCCCATTAACATTTAAAGCCTTGTGGAGGCAAAGAGTGCGGTGGTTTAGGGGATATATAAGACACCATATTCAATATAGTAAGATGTTCTTAAATCAAAGATATGGTATGATGGGTAAATTTCAATTTCCAATAAATATTTTATATCCTTTAATTATAATTGCCCTAACTTCACTTACTTTAATAACTCTCTTTAAAACTTTAAGAATAAAATTAATGGAGCTATTTAGTTTAGGATTTTCAGCTTTAAATATTAATTTTTTGGGCGTAAAAGAAACTTTGCTCTCTCTAGATTATAAATTAATTTTTCCAATCGTAGTTATGCTAATCTTAGGAATTTATATTTTTTACATCTCCCATATTTTAAATAAGGAAAAAATCAAGAGCCCATTCGTTATATTTATATTCTTTGTTATTTATCCTTACATTATTGCTTCACACTGGGTTTCAGCATTTATTAATGAAACAGGAAATTTAAAGAAAAAATGGTAAGTCGAACAAAACTATTGATTGGAAGTTTTATATTTACTTTAGTTGTTTTTATAATTGGTTTATTTATCGGTTTTCAGATGGATAAATTAAGAGTAAATGATCTTTCAAATCTTCTAAGTGAGAGTGATTTAAATTCTCAAAGTTATCTCATTAATCAAGACTTTTATTCTGTATTTGGTGGAGATTGGTGTAAAAATGCACTCCCTCTTGCAGAAAAAGTATCTTTAGAGTCCGTAAGGGTTGGAAGACTTCTATCTTCCTATGAATCAAAAAAATTTTATAATGAAGATGAATATAATTATTTAAAAAGAAAGTATTTCTTATTAGAATTAAATGCATTTATACTTTTTACAAAAATGAATCAAAATTGTAAAACTAAAAATCATATGATTCTATTTTTTTATGATATTGACCAAGGTTCTTCTATTGCACAAGGTACCAATCTAGATGAATTAGTTGAAGAGAATAAATTGGTTTATGTTTTTTCTTTTGATAGAACCTACACTCAAGAACCGCTTTTAGAGTCGATTAAAACCCAATATAATATTACCAAATCTCCTACTCTAATAATTAATTCAAACAAAAAATTAGAAGGGTTTACAACCTATAAAGAGATATTAAACTCTTTAAATTAAGATGCAATGTGAAATATGCGGTTTTTCCGGACAGCTTTATAAAGCGAAAGTAGAAAGTACTTTAATGAATTTATGCGCTAATTGTTTAAAATATGGAAAACCTATCGAATATTTAAAGGAAAATAATCCTCTTTCCCAAATGCAGCATAAAAAAAATACTATTCTTAAATTCAAAGAAAATATTTCATCTGATTTTAAAGATGAACCGCTATATATAGAAAATCTTGGGAAAAGAGTAAAGCAATTAAGAGAAAAATTAAACTTAAAACAATCCGAATTAGCTCAAAAAATATCAGAAAAAGAAAGTATAATTCATAAAATAGAATCCGATTCAGAAGATCCTTCAATCCAAGTAATAAGAAAATTAGAAAGATTTTTCAAAGTTAAATTAATAGAAAAATAAAATGGTATCTAAAAAAGAAGTGGAAATTTTAATTTCAAAATTAGAAGATTTCAATTCTCCTAATCCTAAATTAGAACAATATTCCACCCCATCAGAAATAGCTTCAGAAATGGTTTGGATAGCTTATTTAAACAAAAATATAGAGAATCAAATCATCGCAGATTTAGGTTGTGGTACAGGAATACTTGGAATTTGTGCTCTTCTCTTAGGTGCAAAAAAAGTTTACTTTGTAGATATCTCAAAAAAAGTCTTAATTCAAGCTCAAAAAAATTTAAAATATCTAGAATTAGAAACTAAAAAGAAATTTAATGCAGAATTTCTAAATTTGAATGTAGAAGAATTCAATAAAGAAATTGATACTATTTTAGAAAATCCTCCTTTTGGTGTTCAAAATAAAAATGCAGATAGAATATTTATAGAAGTCGCATTAAAAAAATCCAAATACTCCTATATTTTAACAAATTCAAAAACAGATAATTTTATTGATAATCTTCTTAAAAATAATAAATATAAAAAGATTAAGCAATTTGAATTTACATTAAAAAAGACAATGTTTTTTCATAAAAAAAATAAATATCATATTGATGTAAGCTTATGGTTTGTTGAAAATGATAAAAAATAAAAAAATATTTTTAGAAGCTGTGAAAGAAGCAATTTTAAATCCAGATTTTAATTTTACAGGTTTTCCAGAGAAGAAAGGCATTTTTGTGACTCTTAAAAAACACGGAAATCTAAGAGGTTGTATTGGATTTATAGAACCTATTTATCCTTTAGACAAAGCATTAGTTGAAGCATCAAGACTTGCAGCATTTGAAGACCCAAGATTTCCAGTTTTAAAAAAAGAAGAAGTAAAAGATTTAGAAATAGAAATAAGTATTTTATCAAAACCTCTTCAAGTAAAAAATATTAAAGAAATAAAACTTGGAAGGGATGGTTTGATAATTGAACAAGGGTATAACAAAGGTTTGTTGCTTCCACAAGTCTTTACAGAATTTAATATAACCTCAATTGAAGACGCACTATCTATGACTTGTGAAAAAGCAGGACTT
This Candidatus Woesearchaeota archaeon DNA region includes the following protein-coding sequences:
- a CDS encoding methyltransferase, translating into MVSKKEVEILISKLEDFNSPNPKLEQYSTPSEIASEMVWIAYLNKNIENQIIADLGCGTGILGICALLLGAKKVYFVDISKKVLIQAQKNLKYLELETKKKFNAEFLNLNVEEFNKEIDTILENPPFGVQNKNADRIFIEVALKKSKYSYILTNSKTDNFIDNLLKNNKYKKIKQFEFTLKKTMFFHKKNKYHIDVSLWFVENDKK
- a CDS encoding TIGR00270 family protein, with translation MQCEICGFSGQLYKAKVESTLMNLCANCLKYGKPIEYLKENNPLSQMQHKKNTILKFKENISSDFKDEPLYIENLGKRVKQLREKLNLKQSELAQKISEKESIIHKIESDSEDPSIQVIRKLERFFKVKLIEK
- a CDS encoding TIGR00296 family protein, with translation MIKNKKIFLEAVKEAILNPDFNFTGFPEKKGIFVTLKKHGNLRGCIGFIEPIYPLDKALVEASRLAAFEDPRFPVLKKEEVKDLEIEISILSKPLQVKNIKEIKLGRDGLIIEQGYNKGLLLPQVFTEFNITSIEDALSMTCEKAGLPEDAWKSKLTRIYRFEAEIISET
- a CDS encoding glycosyltransferase family 2 protein, which gives rise to MITAIIWFASFVMLFMTTFWFSILLFNGIKQEKTNLNILLNYPLVTIAIPCYNEEKKIINTLNSIFLLNYKNIEVIVADDGSKDNTLNLVKNFSKTHSLTIISLNHKGKAHALNKTLEISKGEFFSNVDADSEVQPETLSLLLPHFSDESIAATVPFMQIKNPKKIISKIQKIEYLIAGVIRSLMSSIETLHLTHGVMTVYRTSLLKKLGGFDELTLTDDFEMGMRLIYHGYKIKMEAKAAVFTHPPLTFKALWRQRVRWFRGYIRHHIQYSKMFLNQRYGMMGKFQFPINILYPLIIIALTSLTLITLFKTLRIKLMELFSLGFSALNINFLGVKETLLSLDYKLIFPIVVMLILGIYIFYISHILNKEKIKSPFVIFIFFVIYPYIIASHWVSAFINETGNLKKKW